The following proteins come from a genomic window of Methanococcoides sp. AM1:
- a CDS encoding DEAD/DEAH box helicase, producing MSNFIKHPLVKPDTIEQRLYQLDLAGKALSAPTLVVLPTGLGKTIVALLVIVSRLEKSGGKVLILSPTKPLVEQHASFLKAALNIPEEEILTFTGAVSPENRAKLWEKGRVIISTPQVIENDVLTKRIGLEDVSHITFDEAHRAVGNYAYTYIAERYFQDAKNPHCLAITASPGSSDEKISEVCNNLFISSVAIKTESDSDVAPYIHKKEIEWKHVILPDEMKELKKLLDKVLDDRFKKLGELGYSLPYGKSASKRDLLGLQKKLQGELRGMADSAVFSALSILAEIMKVNHAVEIIETQGIESLSKYADRLENEAVSKSGSKAAKRLSEDLYMRQFYHRIKECSTEHPKLNVVRDLVSRELNGKPESRVIVFTNYRDTSEMVTNTLSEIEGIRPVKFVGQSSKFRDKGLTQKQQVEIIEKFKAGDYNVLVATSVAEEGLDIPATDLVMFYEPVPSEIRSIQRKGRTGRKHEGRVVVLVTKGTRDEAYYWSCTHKERRMQSNMQQWQETMSSDNGNQDITSEFGVTRKQQTGLSDFTDDEVTVVLDQREIRSTVARNLEKMEINIVVKTLEVGDYIVSDRTAIERKSAEDFVSSLLDRDLFRQISDLAGAYDKPILIIEGEGLFTSRMLNPNVIHGTIASLVLDFGVSVLYTRDPEDTASLISILAKREQIDEKREISVHGKKSSMLLSQQQEYIVSSISDIGPNAARNLLEHFDSVENIMKAGQDELTKVRNIGPKTASKMREILTSKYKG from the coding sequence ATGAGCAACTTTATCAAACACCCCCTGGTCAAACCAGATACTATAGAACAAAGGCTCTATCAACTTGACCTTGCCGGAAAGGCACTATCAGCACCAACACTGGTAGTTTTGCCAACCGGCCTTGGCAAGACCATCGTTGCTCTTCTTGTAATTGTTTCCAGATTGGAAAAGTCCGGCGGGAAGGTCCTGATCCTTTCCCCTACAAAACCACTCGTCGAGCAGCATGCTTCTTTTTTAAAAGCTGCCCTTAACATACCCGAGGAAGAGATACTGACATTCACAGGTGCGGTTTCCCCTGAGAACAGGGCAAAGCTCTGGGAAAAGGGAAGGGTCATCATCTCAACACCACAGGTCATCGAGAACGATGTCCTCACAAAAAGGATCGGCCTCGAGGATGTTTCACATATCACTTTTGATGAAGCGCACAGGGCTGTCGGGAATTATGCCTACACCTACATTGCTGAGAGATATTTCCAGGATGCCAAGAACCCGCATTGTCTTGCGATCACTGCAAGCCCGGGAAGTTCCGATGAGAAGATCAGCGAGGTCTGCAACAACCTGTTCATAAGTTCAGTTGCCATCAAGACAGAATCCGATTCGGATGTTGCTCCATACATTCACAAAAAGGAGATCGAATGGAAGCACGTCATACTACCGGATGAGATGAAGGAACTGAAAAAGCTTCTGGACAAGGTCCTTGATGACAGGTTCAAGAAGCTTGGGGAACTTGGATATTCCCTTCCATACGGGAAGAGTGCTTCCAAGAGGGATCTTCTGGGCCTGCAGAAAAAGTTACAGGGAGAACTAAGAGGCATGGCCGACTCTGCAGTATTCAGTGCATTATCCATACTTGCCGAGATCATGAAAGTAAATCATGCAGTGGAGATCATTGAAACACAGGGCATCGAATCCCTTTCAAAATATGCTGACAGGCTGGAGAACGAAGCGGTCTCAAAGAGCGGAAGCAAGGCTGCAAAGCGCCTTTCTGAAGACCTCTACATGAGACAGTTCTACCACAGGATAAAGGAATGCAGCACAGAACATCCAAAACTCAATGTTGTTCGGGACCTGGTTTCCAGGGAACTCAATGGCAAACCTGAATCCCGCGTTATCGTCTTTACAAATTACCGTGATACATCTGAGATGGTGACAAATACCCTTTCCGAGATAGAAGGAATACGACCTGTCAAGTTCGTGGGACAAAGCTCAAAGTTCCGCGACAAAGGGCTCACCCAGAAGCAGCAGGTAGAGATCATAGAGAAGTTCAAGGCAGGAGATTACAACGTTCTTGTAGCCACTTCAGTAGCTGAAGAAGGACTTGACATACCTGCTACCGACCTTGTAATGTTCTACGAACCTGTACCCTCTGAGATCAGGAGCATACAGAGAAAAGGTCGTACCGGCAGGAAGCATGAAGGAAGGGTCGTCGTTCTGGTTACTAAAGGTACAAGGGATGAAGCATACTACTGGAGTTGCACCCACAAAGAGCGCCGGATGCAGAGCAATATGCAGCAATGGCAGGAAACAATGTCCTCTGATAATGGGAATCAGGATATTACAAGTGAATTTGGAGTCACCCGGAAACAGCAGACAGGACTCTCAGACTTTACCGATGACGAAGTGACAGTTGTACTTGACCAGAGGGAGATACGAAGCACTGTTGCGCGAAACCTTGAGAAAATGGAAATTAATATCGTTGTCAAGACCCTTGAGGTCGGAGATTATATCGTCAGCGACAGAACAGCCATCGAGCGTAAGAGTGCAGAGGACTTTGTGAGTAGCCTTCTTGACAGGGATCTTTTCAGGCAGATATCGGACCTTGCCGGAGCCTATGATAAGCCCATACTAATAATAGAAGGAGAAGGTTTGTTCACTTCCAGAATGCTTAATCCTAATGTGATACATGGAACTATTGCTTCCCTAGTACTGGATTTCGGCGTATCTGTACTATACACACGAGATCCTGAAGATACAGCATCCCTGATCAGCATTCTGGCAAAAAGGGAACAGATCGATGAAAAGCGAGAGATCAGTGTACATGGAAAGAAGTCATCAATGCTACTTTCACAACAGCAGGAATATATTGTGTCCTCAATTAGCGATATTGGTCCCAATGCTGCGAGGAATCTGCTCGAACATTTTGATTCGGTTGAAAATATTATGAAAGCCGGGCAGGATGAATTGACAAAGGTCAGGAACATCGGACCAAAGACCGCATCAAAGATGAGGGAAATTCTCACAAGTAAATATAAAGGATGA
- the glyS gene encoding glycine--tRNA ligase: MDRYEQVIELAKRRGFLWNSFELYGGTAGFYDYGPLGSTLKRRIEQIWRELYVIHEGFMEIETPTVGIEDVFVASGHVGGFSDPLCECKECGEAFRADHLVDKIVEIADALSNEELDRLIKENNIGCPECGGELGKAYEFNLMFKTSIGPGTGRQGYMRPETAQGMFINFQRLSRYYREKLPFGATQIGKSYRNEISPRQGVIRLREFTQAEAEIFTHPEEKTHPNIGRFEGVTLNLYSDEAQQKGVIEQMTVREAIDQKIIAHEFLAYHIALTNSFLQRVGIAADKLRFRQHQKDEMAHYAIDCWDAEILTDRFGWIEVVGIADRTDYDLMAHAKTSGTELVVHIEYDEPKLIEQFVVKPNMGKMGPLFKGKANAVADALKELSPEELDREEIRVNVDGEEFTVPSDIISYAQETVKVSGEKIVPHVIEPSYGIDRILYCTMEHAFEEEMVAEEDEDDEEERIVLRFRNEVAPIQVAVLPLLTRKELMDPAKQIAEKLRNRGLLVTYDDSRAIGRRYRRNDEIGTPYSITIDYDTIEDNSVTIRDRDTMEQVRAPIDGIEDVIYDLVYGKRDFETAGVKL; the protein is encoded by the coding sequence ATGGACAGGTATGAACAGGTAATTGAACTGGCAAAAAGACGAGGTTTTTTGTGGAACTCCTTTGAGCTGTACGGAGGTACTGCAGGCTTTTATGATTATGGACCTCTTGGAAGTACTTTGAAACGCAGGATAGAGCAGATCTGGCGTGAACTCTACGTCATCCATGAAGGGTTCATGGAGATCGAAACCCCCACAGTTGGTATCGAAGATGTTTTTGTTGCATCCGGTCATGTTGGCGGGTTTTCCGACCCCCTCTGCGAATGTAAGGAATGTGGCGAAGCATTCAGGGCAGATCACCTTGTTGACAAGATAGTAGAAATTGCAGATGCTTTGAGCAACGAGGAACTTGATCGACTGATCAAAGAGAACAACATCGGGTGCCCTGAATGTGGCGGTGAACTTGGCAAAGCTTATGAGTTCAACCTGATGTTCAAGACAAGCATCGGCCCGGGCACCGGAAGACAGGGCTACATGCGTCCTGAAACTGCACAGGGAATGTTCATAAATTTCCAGAGGCTGTCCCGATACTATCGTGAAAAGCTGCCCTTTGGTGCAACCCAGATCGGAAAATCATACCGCAACGAGATCTCACCAAGGCAGGGAGTTATCAGACTTCGTGAGTTCACACAGGCAGAAGCTGAGATATTCACCCATCCGGAAGAAAAGACCCATCCGAACATTGGAAGGTTCGAAGGTGTTACATTAAACCTTTATTCAGATGAAGCACAGCAAAAGGGCGTTATCGAGCAGATGACCGTAAGGGAAGCTATCGATCAGAAGATAATCGCACATGAGTTCCTGGCATACCACATTGCACTTACAAACAGCTTCCTGCAGCGTGTGGGTATTGCTGCAGACAAGCTCAGGTTCAGGCAGCACCAGAAGGATGAGATGGCACACTACGCTATTGATTGCTGGGATGCTGAGATATTGACGGACAGGTTTGGCTGGATCGAGGTCGTTGGTATTGCAGACAGGACAGACTATGACCTGATGGCACATGCAAAAACCAGTGGCACAGAACTTGTGGTCCATATCGAGTATGATGAGCCGAAGCTGATCGAACAGTTCGTGGTAAAGCCAAACATGGGCAAGATGGGACCTTTGTTCAAAGGAAAAGCAAACGCTGTTGCCGATGCACTTAAAGAATTAAGCCCCGAGGAACTTGACAGGGAAGAGATCAGGGTCAACGTCGATGGTGAGGAATTCACAGTGCCTTCTGACATCATATCCTATGCACAGGAGACCGTCAAGGTCAGCGGTGAAAAGATCGTACCGCATGTCATCGAACCGTCCTATGGTATTGACAGGATCCTCTACTGCACCATGGAACATGCCTTTGAAGAAGAAATGGTTGCTGAAGAAGATGAGGATGATGAAGAGGAAAGGATAGTCCTCAGGTTCCGGAATGAGGTCGCACCTATACAGGTAGCGGTCCTGCCACTGCTTACAAGGAAGGAACTGATGGATCCTGCTAAACAGATAGCAGAAAAGCTTCGAAACAGAGGACTCCTTGTGACCTATGATGACTCGAGAGCTATCGGACGCCGTTACCGCAGGAATGATGAGATCGGAACACCATATTCCATAACGATCGATTACGATACGATCGAAGATAATTCAGTCACCATCCGTGACCGTGATACAATGGAACAGGTAAGAGCACCAATAGATGGCATTGAAGATGTAATATACGATCTGGTCTATGGAAAGAGAGACTTTGAGACCGCAGGTGTGAAGCTGTAA
- a CDS encoding PAS domain S-box protein: MTRPKILVIEDELITALDIKNTLEDFGYTVPFTFASGEEAIEKMEEICPDLVLMDIMLDGDMDGVQVADQIQTRHDIPVVYLTAYADDNTLQRAKITGPFGYILKPFEEKELYTIIEIALYKHEMENKLKERDDKYSALVENGNDGIIIVQDFLIKYANPKMLDLISYSSDEANEIPFMDLISSEHTGLLKERHIKRLEKAIQPDNEIEILSKDGKKIPVEINVSTIQYKGKPAEMAIIRDITERKKATAALMESEKKYRELTENIAELVYCIDPGTFETAYTNQAVENIFGYTIEEWLSDPGLWKSSICQKDIEKVLLKYEEMQTKLENGVLEYRIRRKDGTIRWVEDHIAWLIDKEGNNVSINGVMHDVTERKEAEIALMNAKITAESANKAKSEFLANVSHELRTPLNSIIGFSDFLLDNDKDLINDKQIRYITNISKSGNHLLSLINDILDLSKIEAGKAELQHEKILFRDVLNDVISIVSPLVQQKNICLSTSIEADDLCINADRLKLKQVIFNLLSNAIKFTPDGGSIMVRVEKSTKCLVIKVKDTGIGISKNYHEKIFEPFTQVDSSSSRLYEGNGLGLALVKKIVEMHDGEVLFKSELGEGTTIGFSIPTDL, encoded by the coding sequence ATGACAAGACCAAAAATATTAGTTATAGAGGATGAACTCATTACAGCTCTGGACATAAAAAACACGTTGGAAGATTTCGGATATACAGTCCCTTTCACTTTTGCATCCGGGGAAGAAGCTATTGAAAAAATGGAAGAAATTTGTCCGGATCTGGTGCTGATGGATATTATGCTGGATGGGGATATGGACGGTGTTCAAGTAGCTGACCAGATACAGACACGACATGATATTCCAGTTGTCTACCTTACCGCTTATGCCGATGACAATACCTTGCAGCGAGCAAAGATAACAGGACCTTTTGGTTACATACTCAAGCCTTTTGAAGAAAAGGAATTATACACCATTATAGAGATAGCCCTTTACAAGCATGAAATGGAGAATAAATTGAAAGAAAGGGATGATAAGTATTCTGCTCTTGTCGAAAACGGGAATGATGGAATTATTATTGTCCAGGATTTCCTGATAAAGTATGCAAACCCGAAAATGCTGGATCTGATCAGTTATTCCTCTGATGAAGCAAACGAAATTCCTTTTATGGATTTGATTTCATCCGAGCATACCGGTCTTTTAAAAGAGAGACATATAAAGAGGCTGGAAAAAGCCATTCAACCAGATAATGAGATAGAGATCTTGTCAAAAGATGGAAAAAAGATACCGGTTGAGATCAATGTATCTACCATCCAATACAAAGGTAAACCGGCAGAGATGGCAATTATAAGAGATATTACAGAGAGAAAAAAAGCAACTGCTGCTTTGATGGAATCTGAAAAGAAATATCGTGAATTGACTGAAAATATTGCAGAATTGGTATACTGCATTGACCCTGGAACCTTTGAAACAGCATATACTAATCAGGCTGTTGAGAATATTTTTGGATATACTATTGAAGAATGGCTCAGTGATCCGGGTTTATGGAAGAGTTCCATTTGCCAAAAAGATATAGAAAAAGTCCTTTTAAAATATGAAGAAATGCAGACAAAACTTGAAAATGGTGTTCTGGAATACCGCATAAGAAGAAAGGACGGAACAATAAGGTGGGTAGAAGATCACATTGCGTGGCTAATAGACAAAGAAGGAAACAATGTTTCAATTAATGGTGTTATGCATGACGTGACTGAACGCAAAGAAGCCGAAATTGCATTAATGAATGCAAAAATTACTGCTGAATCTGCCAATAAAGCAAAGAGCGAGTTTCTTGCAAATGTAAGCCATGAATTGAGAACGCCACTTAATTCTATCATTGGTTTTTCAGATTTTCTTCTCGATAATGACAAAGATTTGATCAATGATAAACAAATAAGATACATAACTAATATATCTAAAAGTGGTAACCACTTACTAAGCCTTATCAATGATATTCTGGACCTTTCAAAGATAGAGGCTGGTAAAGCTGAACTTCAGCATGAAAAGATCCTGTTCAGGGACGTGTTGAATGATGTAATATCAATTGTATCTCCTCTTGTGCAACAAAAGAATATCTGCCTGAGCACAAGTATCGAAGCTGATGATCTTTGCATTAATGCTGACAGGCTAAAATTAAAACAGGTTATTTTTAATCTCTTATCTAATGCTATAAAGTTCACTCCTGATGGTGGTTCGATAATGGTTCGGGTGGAAAAGAGCACTAAATGCTTGGTCATCAAAGTCAAAGATACAGGAATTGGTATTTCAAAGAATTATCATGAAAAAATCTTTGAGCCATTTACACAGGTTGATTCTTCGAGCAGTAGATTATATGAAGGTAATGGCCTCGGCCTTGCCCTTGTCAAAAAAATCGTTGAAATGCATGATGGTGAAGTCTTATTTAAAAGTGAACTCGGTGAAGGAACTACAATAGGATTTAGCATTCCGACTGATTTATAA
- a CDS encoding histidine kinase dimerization/phosphoacceptor domain -containing protein, with protein MNDENLKYDELKARYNELQKQVTRFSAIEQKLVNTGDHLDQELGRFKSIQSHNKKAIRIENLHDLLLITVESIVEVFEVECGAFFTYDMTNNRLTLVENYGFDEKHPFVMDWIISDNIVNTREGVFIEDSGPSNPWESLGLCQVIYAPYYKDGDLQGFVLGGRSTKKKDFYDKIGDELRPSFMVFVQQMSALLHNLESQEIIRQNVSELTSTNKHLQQEIIQRKHAEEVLQENENKLKTVLASIQTGVVIIDAETHTIIDANLFAVQIIGAPKEEIVGKVCHEFICTAEERKCPISDLKMNIDKSERVLLNVRGEEIPVLKTVASVNLDGRLHFIESFIDITEHKKAEEVRKKDTLLKEIHHRVKNNLQVISSLLNLQSRNFNDEKVIDAFRESQSRVRSMAIAHQKLYQSKDLASIDIGDYIKKLTTYLFQTYRIGNSAIKLKLDIDNVYMGIERTIPLGLIINEIVSNSLKYAYQAEEEGVINIKFHLENKMFTLIISDTGIGIPKDLDYRNSHSLGLQLVTTLVKQIHGEIELDRSKGTKFVITFEE; from the coding sequence ATGAATGATGAGAACTTGAAGTATGATGAGCTTAAAGCCAGGTATAATGAGCTACAGAAACAGGTAACGCGTTTCTCTGCGATTGAGCAGAAGCTTGTCAATACAGGAGATCACCTTGATCAGGAGCTGGGTCGCTTTAAGTCGATCCAGTCACACAACAAGAAAGCTATTCGGATTGAAAATCTGCACGACCTTTTGTTGATAACGGTAGAGTCCATAGTTGAAGTTTTTGAGGTTGAATGTGGTGCATTCTTCACTTACGACATGACTAATAATCGCTTAACGCTTGTGGAGAATTATGGTTTTGATGAGAAACATCCATTTGTCATGGACTGGATCATTTCCGATAACATTGTGAACACAAGAGAAGGCGTCTTTATCGAGGATTCCGGACCATCAAATCCCTGGGAATCGCTGGGATTATGTCAGGTAATTTACGCCCCATATTACAAGGATGGAGATCTGCAGGGATTTGTTCTAGGAGGACGATCCACAAAAAAGAAGGATTTCTATGATAAGATAGGTGATGAGCTCAGACCGTCTTTCATGGTGTTCGTTCAGCAGATGAGTGCATTGCTGCACAATCTAGAGTCACAGGAAATTATCCGACAAAATGTATCAGAACTGACAAGTACCAACAAACATCTCCAACAAGAGATCATACAACGCAAGCATGCAGAGGAAGTATTGCAGGAGAACGAGAACAAATTAAAGACCGTGCTAGCATCGATCCAAACAGGGGTCGTTATCATCGATGCAGAAACACATACGATTATTGATGCAAATCTTTTCGCAGTTCAAATTATTGGTGCTCCAAAAGAGGAAATCGTTGGCAAAGTATGCCACGAATTTATCTGTACGGCCGAGGAGAGAAAATGCCCTATCAGCGACCTTAAAATGAACATAGACAAATCAGAACGCGTGCTGCTAAATGTCAGAGGAGAAGAGATCCCCGTCCTCAAGACTGTAGCTTCTGTAAATCTTGACGGGCGCCTACATTTTATCGAGAGTTTTATTGATATCACCGAACACAAAAAGGCAGAAGAAGTTCGGAAAAAAGATACCTTGTTAAAAGAGATCCATCACCGGGTGAAAAATAACCTCCAGGTCATTTCCAGTTTGCTCAACCTTCAATCTCGAAACTTCAATGATGAAAAAGTAATTGATGCATTCCGGGAGAGTCAGAGCCGCGTCCGATCAATGGCTATTGCCCATCAGAAGTTGTACCAATCAAAGGATCTGGCAAGTATAGACATTGGTGATTACATCAAGAAATTGACGACCTATCTGTTCCAGACATACAGAATAGGAAATAGTGCTATCAAACTGAAACTGGACATCGATAACGTTTACATGGGAATAGAAAGAACCATTCCCCTTGGTTTGATCATCAATGAAATTGTTTCAAATTCCTTAAAGTATGCTTATCAGGCAGAAGAAGAAGGTGTCATCAATATCAAATTCCATCTTGAAAACAAGATGTTTACACTCATTATCAGCGACACTGGAATAGGTATTCCTAAAGATCTGGACTATAGGAATTCACATTCATTGGGTTTGCAACTGGTAACAACACTTGTGAAACAAATTCATGGTGAAATCGAGCTTGATCGAAGCAAGGGTACTAAATTTGTGATAACTTTTGAAGAATAA
- a CDS encoding FIST signal transduction protein has protein sequence MLKFASSSTAVVNSKKAIAECLENALVDEESIDCDLVVIYATIGHNLNEILSEAHKLAPSAQIVGCTCSGIIGKEGANEAMRCLAIMTIKGGKDEYSVVIKDNITGPNSYEVGAQLAQDLKSKNSNVNMIHFLASGIDIAADKALEGIESVFGTDVPIFGATSSDNMKAINSFQFVGDQIFEKAALAIGFADPTLEVITQASHGFAIIEMPFEVTRSESNRVFELNGEPAWKCLTENLGLPETAQLKDTIPIGALAEELPKSLQEEYGNTHILRVIAKKGTDGSIYMPVECPEGTKLHLTKRDEDLIFDGLDQMVGQIVEKCNGRKPVAVFHADCVARGRGMLNRIHKDEIVARMQYPLCNDEDVPWLGMYGLGEFARLGGRDQFHNYTTALYVIVKSND, from the coding sequence ATGTTAAAATTTGCATCCAGTAGTACTGCAGTTGTAAACTCAAAGAAAGCTATAGCTGAATGCCTTGAAAATGCACTCGTTGATGAAGAGAGCATTGATTGTGATCTTGTTGTAATCTATGCCACTATCGGGCATAATCTGAATGAAATTCTAAGTGAAGCACATAAGCTCGCCCCCAGTGCACAGATTGTGGGTTGTACCTGCTCCGGAATTATTGGTAAAGAGGGAGCAAATGAAGCAATGAGATGTCTGGCGATCATGACAATAAAGGGTGGGAAAGATGAATATTCCGTTGTCATAAAAGACAATATAACGGGTCCCAATTCGTATGAAGTCGGTGCTCAATTGGCTCAGGATCTGAAAAGTAAAAATTCAAACGTTAACATGATCCATTTTCTGGCATCTGGCATCGATATTGCTGCCGACAAAGCGTTGGAAGGCATCGAATCAGTTTTTGGTACCGATGTTCCAATATTTGGAGCTACCTCTTCTGATAATATGAAAGCCATAAACAGCTTTCAGTTCGTTGGCGACCAGATATTTGAAAAAGCTGCATTAGCAATTGGTTTTGCAGACCCTACACTTGAGGTTATCACACAAGCCTCCCATGGTTTCGCAATCATAGAAATGCCTTTTGAAGTTACACGCTCTGAGTCGAACCGTGTGTTCGAGCTGAATGGAGAACCAGCATGGAAGTGCCTGACAGAAAATCTTGGACTACCAGAAACAGCACAACTTAAGGATACGATCCCAATTGGAGCGCTTGCGGAGGAACTACCAAAGAGCTTACAAGAAGAATATGGCAACACGCACATTCTTCGTGTGATAGCAAAGAAAGGGACGGATGGTAGCATCTATATGCCTGTTGAGTGTCCCGAGGGCACAAAACTCCACCTCACCAAGAGGGATGAAGATCTAATATTTGATGGTCTTGATCAGATGGTCGGGCAGATCGTTGAAAAATGCAACGGCCGTAAACCTGTCGCCGTGTTCCATGCAGACTGTGTCGCAAGAGGAAGGGGGATGTTAAACCGTATCCATAAGGATGAAATTGTAGCCAGAATGCAGTATCCCCTATGTAACGATGAGGATGTACCATGGCTGGGAATGTACGGACTGGGCGAGTTTGCAAGATTAGGAGGGCGAGACCAATTCCATAACTATACAACAGCCCTGTATGTCATTGTCAAAAGCAACGACTAA